From one Streptomyces mobaraensis genomic stretch:
- a CDS encoding ATP-binding cassette domain-containing protein — protein MSAAPVLALRGISKRFGAVQALTDVELEIRPGEVVALVGDNGAGKSTLVKTIAGVAPADDGVIEWEGRPVTIDRPHTAQELGIATVYQDLALCDNLDVVGNLFLGREISRAGVLDEVGMERRARELLGALSIRIPSVRIPVAALSGGQRQTVAIARSLLGEPKVVILDEPTAALGVEQTAQVLDLVERLRERGLGVILISHNMADVQAVADRVAVLRLGRNNGVFAVRTTSQEEIVSAITGATDNAVTRRKARIAEDRA, from the coding sequence ATGTCCGCTGCGCCCGTACTGGCGTTGCGCGGGATCTCCAAGCGGTTCGGTGCCGTCCAGGCGCTGACCGACGTGGAGCTGGAGATCCGTCCCGGTGAGGTGGTCGCCCTGGTGGGCGACAACGGCGCCGGCAAGTCCACCCTCGTCAAGACCATCGCGGGCGTCGCGCCCGCCGACGACGGCGTCATCGAGTGGGAGGGGCGGCCCGTCACCATCGACCGGCCGCACACCGCCCAGGAGCTCGGCATCGCCACCGTCTACCAGGACCTCGCCCTCTGCGACAACCTCGACGTCGTCGGCAACCTCTTCCTCGGCCGGGAGATCTCCCGCGCCGGGGTGCTGGACGAGGTCGGGATGGAGCGTCGGGCCCGCGAACTGCTCGGCGCCCTGTCCATCCGCATCCCCAGCGTCCGGATCCCCGTCGCCGCCCTCTCCGGCGGCCAGCGGCAGACCGTCGCCATCGCCCGCTCGCTGCTCGGCGAGCCCAAGGTCGTCATCCTCGACGAGCCCACCGCCGCGCTCGGCGTGGAGCAGACCGCCCAGGTCCTCGACCTGGTGGAACGGCTCCGCGAACGGGGTCTCGGCGTGATCCTCATCAGCCACAACATGGCCGACGTCCAGGCCGTCGCCGACCGCGTCGCGGTGCTGCGCCTCGGCCGGAACAACGGGGTCTTCGCCGTGCGCACCACCTCCCAGGAAGAGATCGTCTCGGCCATCACCGGCGCCACTGACAACGCTGTCACCCGCCGTAAGGCCCGCATCGCGGAGGACCGGGCATGA
- a CDS encoding substrate-binding domain-containing protein yields the protein MNTHLRRAAVAVVALSTAVTLAACGKAKQAGDNGDKKEKKGSLTIGLLLPENQTARYERFDKPLLEKKIKELAGTSATVLYENAKQDASVQQQQVDTMITKRVDALIVDAVDAKSIASSVKKAHDKGIPVVAYDRLAEGPVDAYTSVDNERVGKIQGESLLKELGDNAGKGQIVMMNGSVTDPNAKMYKDGAHSVLDGKVKVGKEYDTKEWKPENANENMKGAISSLGKENIVGVYSANDGMAGGIITALKSAGFDKLPPVTGQDAELSAVQRILAGEQFMSVYKPYVPETEAAATMAVALAQGKKLDGTAKTTVDSGSEKKIPAIIVDPFALTKADIPKYVGKEGFFTLREICTDKYKSACDAAGLK from the coding sequence GTGAACACGCATCTGCGTCGCGCCGCGGTGGCCGTCGTCGCTCTGTCGACGGCCGTCACCCTCGCCGCCTGCGGCAAGGCCAAACAGGCCGGCGACAACGGGGACAAGAAGGAGAAGAAGGGGTCGCTCACCATCGGGCTGCTCCTTCCGGAGAACCAGACCGCGCGGTACGAGCGTTTCGACAAGCCGCTGCTCGAAAAGAAGATCAAGGAATTGGCGGGCACCAGCGCCACCGTCCTCTACGAGAACGCGAAGCAGGACGCTTCCGTCCAGCAGCAGCAGGTCGACACGATGATCACCAAGCGGGTCGACGCGCTGATCGTCGACGCCGTGGACGCCAAGTCGATAGCGAGCTCGGTGAAGAAGGCGCACGACAAGGGAATCCCCGTCGTCGCCTACGACCGGCTCGCCGAGGGCCCGGTCGACGCCTACACCTCCGTCGACAACGAACGGGTCGGAAAGATCCAGGGCGAGTCGCTGCTCAAGGAACTCGGCGACAACGCCGGCAAAGGCCAGATCGTCATGATGAACGGCTCGGTCACCGACCCCAACGCCAAGATGTACAAGGACGGCGCCCATTCCGTGCTCGACGGAAAGGTGAAGGTCGGCAAGGAGTACGACACCAAGGAGTGGAAGCCGGAGAACGCCAACGAGAACATGAAGGGCGCGATCTCCTCGCTCGGCAAGGAGAACATCGTCGGCGTCTATTCGGCCAACGACGGCATGGCCGGCGGCATCATCACCGCCCTCAAGAGCGCCGGCTTCGACAAGCTGCCCCCGGTCACCGGCCAGGACGCCGAACTCTCCGCCGTCCAGCGGATCCTCGCCGGCGAGCAGTTCATGAGCGTCTACAAGCCGTACGTACCCGAGACGGAGGCCGCGGCCACCATGGCCGTCGCCCTGGCGCAGGGCAAGAAGCTCGACGGCACCGCCAAGACCACCGTCGACAGCGGGAGCGAGAAGAAGATCCCCGCGATCATCGTCGACCCGTTCGCGCTCACGAAGGCCGACATCCCCAAGTACGTCGGCAAGGAGGGCTTCTTCACCCTCCGCGAGATCTGCACCGACAAGTACAAGTCCGCCTGCGACGCCGCCGGCCTCAAGTAG
- a CDS encoding sugar ABC transporter permease, with protein MTTDLSKTPEGSQPAAPAVATPVDPRLLVREEGFAGYWSEFLRKLRSGELGSLPVVVGLIVICLVFQLQDSAFLGAENLSNLFITAAGTGLIAVGIVFVLILGEIDLSVGSVSGLAAAVFAVLNVNHGMSEWLALILAILTGTVAGVLHGFFFARIGVPAFVVTLAGLLGWNGLMLEVLGANGTINLDDSGLVAQLTNHYFEDISAAYGLATATVLAYFLVAWRDARRRTAAQVPSRPFAEIVLRTAALAVPAYAVAWVFNQYKGLPLAVVIFMGVVVALDLVLRRTRYGRKVFAVGGGVEAARRAGIDVATVRISVFALSGTMAALGGMFLASQINAANQSSGAGSLLMNAIAAAVIGGTSLFGGRGKTWSALLGVLVIQSIASGMALLGIASAVQYMITGAVLLAAVVIDSVSRRTQRTAGRV; from the coding sequence ATGACCACCGACCTCTCCAAGACCCCCGAGGGCTCCCAGCCCGCCGCTCCGGCCGTCGCCACCCCCGTCGACCCCCGGCTGCTCGTCCGCGAGGAGGGCTTCGCCGGCTACTGGTCCGAGTTCCTGCGCAAGCTGCGCAGCGGCGAACTGGGCTCGCTGCCCGTCGTCGTCGGCCTGATCGTCATCTGCCTGGTGTTCCAGCTCCAGGACTCGGCCTTCCTCGGTGCCGAGAACCTCTCCAACCTCTTCATCACCGCCGCCGGCACCGGCCTGATCGCCGTCGGCATCGTCTTCGTCCTCATCCTCGGCGAGATCGACCTCTCCGTCGGCTCGGTCAGCGGCCTGGCGGCGGCCGTCTTCGCGGTCCTCAACGTCAACCACGGCATGTCCGAATGGCTCGCCCTGATCCTGGCGATCCTCACCGGCACGGTCGCCGGGGTGCTCCACGGCTTCTTCTTCGCCCGGATCGGCGTCCCCGCGTTCGTCGTCACCCTGGCCGGCCTGCTGGGCTGGAACGGCCTGATGCTGGAGGTCCTGGGCGCCAACGGAACGATCAACCTCGACGACTCCGGGCTGGTCGCCCAGCTCACCAACCACTACTTCGAGGACATCTCCGCCGCCTACGGACTGGCCACCGCCACCGTCCTGGCCTACTTCCTCGTCGCCTGGCGGGACGCCCGCCGCCGGACCGCCGCCCAGGTGCCCAGCCGGCCTTTCGCCGAGATCGTGCTGCGCACGGCCGCCCTGGCGGTGCCCGCCTACGCGGTGGCCTGGGTCTTCAACCAGTACAAGGGCCTGCCACTGGCCGTGGTGATCTTCATGGGCGTCGTCGTCGCCCTCGACCTGGTACTGCGCCGCACCCGCTACGGCCGCAAGGTCTTCGCCGTCGGCGGCGGCGTCGAGGCGGCCCGCCGGGCCGGCATCGACGTGGCGACGGTGCGGATCTCGGTCTTCGCGCTCTCCGGGACGATGGCGGCACTGGGCGGGATGTTCCTCGCCTCGCAGATCAACGCGGCGAACCAGTCGTCGGGGGCGGGCAGCCTGCTGATGAACGCGATCGCGGCGGCGGTGATCGGGGGGACGAGCCTGTTCGGTGGGCGCGGGAAGACGTGGTCCGCGCTGCTGGGTGTGCTCGTCATCCAGTCGATCGCTTCGGGGATGGCGCTGCTGGGGATCGCCTCGGCCGTTCAGTACATGATCACCGGTGCGGTGCTGTTGGCGGCGGTCGTGATCGACTCGGTGTCGCGGCGGACGCAGCGGACGGCGGGGCGGGTGTAG